The following coding sequences lie in one Mycobacterium gordonae genomic window:
- a CDS encoding (2Fe-2S)-binding protein encodes MYVCLCVGATNQTVCDAVARGASTSKEVAALCGAGGDCGRCRRTLRAIISAARMDQPELQPASSA; translated from the coding sequence ATGTACGTGTGCCTGTGCGTCGGAGCCACTAACCAGACGGTGTGTGACGCCGTCGCCCGGGGCGCGTCGACCTCAAAGGAAGTAGCCGCTCTGTGCGGTGCGGGTGGCGACTGTGGACGCTGTCGCCGCACGCTGCGCGCAATCATCTCCGCTGCCCGCATGGACCAGCCTGAACTTCAGCCCGCATCGTCCGCCTAG
- the bfr gene encoding bacterioferritin, giving the protein MQGDPDVLRLLNEQLTSELTAINQYFLHAKMQENWGFTELAQHTRAESFDEMRHAEEITDRILLLDGLPNYQRIGSLRVGQTLREQFEADMAIEIEVLNRLKPGIVMCREKQDTTSAQLLEKIVADEELHLDYLQTQLELMDKLGEALYSAQCVSRPPT; this is encoded by the coding sequence ATGCAAGGCGATCCAGACGTCTTACGTCTTCTCAACGAGCAGTTGACCAGCGAACTGACGGCCATCAACCAGTATTTTCTGCACGCGAAGATGCAAGAGAACTGGGGTTTCACCGAACTGGCGCAGCACACCCGGGCCGAGTCGTTCGATGAAATGCGGCACGCCGAAGAGATCACCGATCGCATCTTGTTGCTCGACGGTCTGCCGAACTACCAGCGCATCGGCTCATTGCGCGTCGGCCAGACGCTGCGCGAGCAATTCGAAGCGGATATGGCGATCGAAATCGAGGTGCTGAATAGGCTGAAACCGGGAATCGTCATGTGCCGTGAAAAGCAGGACACCACCAGCGCCCAACTGTTAGAAAAAATCGTTGCCGACGAAGAACTTCATCTCGACTATCTTCAGACGCAGCTGGAATTGATGGACAAACTCGGAGAGGCGCTGTACTCGGCGCAGTGCGTCTCCCGGCCGCCAACTTAA
- a CDS encoding MDR family MFS transporter, whose amino-acid sequence MTSPTAPTTASGGTPVPCASISPVRRNVIFAGLMLAVLMAAMDQTVVVPALPTIVEDLGDSIHQSWVVAAYLLGGIVVIPVAGKLGDLLGRKRVLQSSVALFLAGSVLCGLSDSMAMLSVSRALQGIGAGAISVTAAALIGEVFPLRDRGRYQGILGAVFGVTTVAGPLFGGIFTDYMNWRWAFWVNMPVTIGIMALTAAAIPALPRRPRPAIDYLGILLIAVAMTALIMATSWGGTNYAWSSAPIIGLFLGAVVTLGAFIWVESRAPAGILPPRLFRSPVFAVCSVLSLLVGFAMLGALTFVPMYLRYVDGVSATTSGLRTLPMVLGLLTTSVAAGILVGRTGRYKIFPLAGTALMAVGFLLMARMDEATPWPVQAFYLVILGAGIGFSMQVLILIVQNTSRFEDLGVATSGVTFFRVVGGSFGAAIFGALFANFLSRRIDAALHAAGVPAAAAHSPSALHRLPQNVAAPIVRAYAGSLSQVFLCAAFIALVGFIFALCLREAPLNDIHDSPGCLGDGFAVPRTKSPEDILEIAVGHLLAEAPKVKLDDIAEQPGCELDVAGLWGALRICQYQRFFETAQLTDIAAHLHVPPQVLQPVFDRLAEAGYAVRDGDRLTLTAAGQRQVDSVSGLIRRWLTDHLAVSDDVAVQPDHAEFDAALQRITDGVLVARDWYQDLDDLAERRTGTG is encoded by the coding sequence ATGACGAGCCCGACCGCACCGACGACCGCCTCCGGCGGCACCCCGGTCCCGTGCGCCTCGATCAGTCCGGTGCGCCGCAATGTCATCTTCGCGGGGCTAATGCTCGCCGTCCTGATGGCGGCGATGGACCAGACCGTGGTCGTGCCAGCACTTCCCACGATTGTGGAAGACCTGGGCGACTCCATTCACCAGTCCTGGGTGGTCGCGGCCTACCTGTTGGGCGGCATCGTGGTCATTCCGGTAGCGGGCAAACTCGGCGACCTACTGGGCCGTAAACGGGTGCTGCAGAGCTCGGTCGCGCTGTTCCTGGCCGGCTCGGTGCTGTGTGGGTTATCGGACTCGATGGCCATGCTGTCGGTCTCCCGCGCGCTGCAGGGCATCGGCGCCGGTGCCATTTCGGTCACGGCCGCCGCCCTGATCGGCGAGGTCTTTCCACTTCGCGACCGCGGCCGTTATCAGGGAATCCTGGGTGCGGTGTTCGGGGTCACCACGGTCGCCGGCCCGTTGTTCGGAGGGATCTTTACCGACTACATGAATTGGCGATGGGCGTTCTGGGTGAACATGCCGGTGACGATCGGCATCATGGCCCTGACCGCGGCCGCCATCCCCGCGTTGCCCCGCCGTCCCAGGCCGGCCATCGACTACCTGGGGATACTGCTGATCGCGGTGGCGATGACGGCGCTGATCATGGCCACCAGCTGGGGTGGCACCAACTACGCCTGGAGCTCGGCGCCAATCATCGGGCTGTTCCTCGGGGCCGTCGTGACGCTGGGTGCCTTCATCTGGGTGGAGAGCCGGGCTCCTGCCGGCATCCTGCCGCCCCGCCTGTTTCGCAGCCCGGTATTCGCGGTGTGCTCCGTGCTGTCGTTGCTCGTCGGTTTCGCGATGCTGGGCGCACTGACCTTCGTGCCCATGTACCTGCGTTACGTCGACGGCGTCTCGGCAACCACCTCGGGGTTGCGAACGCTGCCCATGGTGCTCGGCCTGCTGACCACATCGGTGGCCGCGGGAATCCTGGTCGGAAGGACGGGTCGGTACAAGATCTTCCCGCTGGCGGGTACGGCGTTGATGGCCGTGGGGTTTCTACTGATGGCACGCATGGACGAAGCGACGCCGTGGCCCGTGCAGGCGTTCTATCTGGTCATACTCGGGGCCGGCATCGGCTTCTCCATGCAGGTCCTGATCCTCATCGTCCAGAACACCTCGCGTTTCGAAGACCTGGGCGTGGCCACCTCGGGCGTCACCTTCTTTCGCGTGGTCGGAGGTTCGTTCGGCGCAGCGATATTCGGCGCACTATTCGCCAACTTCCTGAGTCGACGAATAGATGCGGCGTTGCACGCCGCCGGTGTGCCCGCCGCTGCCGCGCATTCCCCGAGCGCCCTGCACCGGCTTCCGCAAAACGTGGCCGCCCCGATCGTGCGGGCCTACGCCGGGTCGCTTTCACAAGTATTTCTCTGCGCCGCATTTATCGCGCTGGTCGGATTCATCTTCGCGCTGTGCCTGCGGGAGGCTCCCCTCAACGATATTCACGACAGCCCCGGTTGCCTGGGGGACGGCTTTGCGGTGCCCAGAACCAAATCGCCCGAAGATATCCTGGAAATCGCCGTCGGACACCTGCTGGCGGAGGCGCCCAAGGTCAAGCTCGACGATATTGCCGAGCAACCGGGTTGCGAACTCGACGTGGCCGGACTGTGGGGAGCGCTCCGGATTTGCCAATACCAGCGGTTCTTCGAAACCGCGCAATTGACCGATATCGCCGCACATCTGCACGTGCCGCCGCAGGTCCTCCAGCCGGTCTTCGATCGTCTGGCCGAGGCCGGATACGCCGTGCGCGACGGTGACCGATTGACGCTCACCGCGGCCGGGCAGCGCCAAGTCGACTCGGTGTCGGGACTGATCCGCCGGTGGCTCACCGATCACCTAGCGGTATCGGACGACGTCGCCGTCCAACCGGATCACGCCGAATTCGACGCGGCTCTGCAACGCATCACCGACGGGGTGCTGGTGGCACGCGACTGGTATCAGGACCTGGACGACCTGGCGGAGCGGCGCACTGGCACCGGTTAG
- a CDS encoding MDR family MFS transporter, whose amino-acid sequence MTTTTVAAPADTGPGSAPITAQRRNLIFVAIVLGMLLAALDQTIVATALPTIVADLGDAGRQSWVVTSYLLASTIVTALVGKLGDLYGRKRVFQAAVLFFIAGSVLCGLAQSMTMLVGSRALQGIGGGAIAVTASALIGEVVPLRERGRYQGILGAVFGVTTVVGPLLGGYFTDYLTWRWAFWINLPVSLVVICVATAAIPALTSKTGRTTKPAVDYAGIVFIGLSAAALTLATSWGGTVYPWGSPTIIGLFAGAAVTLGVFVWVENRATAPILPIRLFASPVFAVCCVLSFVVGFAMLGAMTFLPTFMQYVNGVSATTSGLRTLPMVVGMLITSTGSGSIVGRTGRYKIFPVAGTALMTLAFLSMSTMDNSTSALLQSVYLFILGAGIGLSMQVLVLIVQNTSDFEDLGVATSGVSFFRTIGSSFGAAIFGSLFVNFLSSRLAAALATSGTPRDAVSSPAALHRQPAAVAAPVVHAYAESLCQVFLWAAPVAAAGFILALFLREVPLRDIHNSSVDLGDGFGMPTTDTPEQLLENAIARMLRGEPGVRLRSIALRPDCRLDVAGLWALLRVNRYLQFFGTARLTDIGDHLQIPFEVLEPTFNRLVTTGYVMRDGDRLRLTPAGVEQVQYVYSLLLAWIIDKLFRSPGFAVRPDRDQVEAALGRVAYRVIAQRDWSEGSAPEVIAGR is encoded by the coding sequence ATGACGACCACGACAGTTGCCGCACCTGCCGATACCGGGCCCGGCAGCGCGCCGATCACTGCTCAGCGACGCAATCTCATCTTCGTCGCCATCGTGCTCGGGATGCTGCTCGCGGCGCTCGACCAGACCATCGTCGCCACCGCCCTGCCGACCATCGTCGCCGACCTCGGCGATGCCGGCCGACAGTCGTGGGTGGTCACCAGTTATCTGTTGGCCTCCACGATCGTCACCGCCCTGGTCGGCAAACTCGGCGACCTGTACGGCCGCAAACGGGTTTTCCAGGCCGCGGTCCTGTTCTTCATCGCTGGATCGGTGCTCTGTGGTCTGGCGCAGTCCATGACCATGCTGGTGGGATCGCGAGCCCTGCAGGGCATCGGCGGCGGCGCCATCGCGGTCACCGCCAGCGCGCTGATCGGTGAAGTGGTGCCGCTTCGCGAGCGCGGGCGCTACCAGGGAATCCTTGGCGCGGTCTTCGGTGTCACCACGGTCGTGGGCCCGTTGCTCGGCGGCTATTTCACCGACTATCTCACCTGGCGCTGGGCCTTCTGGATCAATCTGCCGGTGTCGCTGGTCGTAATCTGTGTGGCGACCGCGGCAATCCCGGCGCTGACCTCGAAGACCGGGCGGACGACCAAACCCGCGGTGGATTACGCCGGGATCGTGTTCATCGGCCTGAGCGCCGCCGCGCTGACCCTGGCCACCAGTTGGGGAGGCACCGTCTACCCCTGGGGGTCGCCGACCATCATCGGTTTGTTCGCCGGCGCCGCGGTCACCCTGGGCGTGTTCGTCTGGGTGGAAAACCGTGCGACCGCACCGATTCTGCCGATCCGGTTGTTCGCCAGTCCAGTCTTCGCCGTGTGCTGCGTGCTGTCGTTCGTCGTCGGGTTCGCGATGCTCGGCGCGATGACGTTCCTGCCGACCTTCATGCAGTACGTGAACGGAGTGTCCGCCACCACGTCGGGGCTGCGCACGCTGCCGATGGTGGTCGGCATGCTGATCACCTCCACGGGCAGCGGCAGCATCGTCGGCCGCACCGGGCGTTACAAGATCTTCCCGGTCGCCGGCACCGCGCTGATGACGCTGGCTTTTCTGTCGATGTCCACCATGGACAACTCGACCTCAGCGCTGCTCCAGTCGGTTTACCTGTTCATCCTGGGCGCCGGCATCGGATTGTCGATGCAGGTGCTGGTGCTCATCGTGCAGAACACCTCCGACTTCGAGGATCTCGGCGTGGCCACCTCCGGGGTGAGCTTCTTCCGTACCATCGGCAGCTCATTCGGGGCGGCCATCTTCGGTTCGCTGTTCGTGAACTTCCTGAGCTCGAGATTGGCCGCGGCGCTGGCCACATCCGGCACACCCCGGGACGCGGTCAGCTCACCTGCCGCGCTGCATCGGCAGCCGGCGGCCGTGGCCGCACCGGTCGTGCACGCCTACGCCGAGTCGCTTTGCCAGGTGTTCCTCTGGGCCGCACCGGTAGCCGCGGCGGGATTCATCCTGGCACTGTTCCTGCGCGAGGTGCCGTTGCGCGACATTCACAACAGTTCCGTCGATCTTGGCGACGGCTTTGGCATGCCGACCACCGATACCCCGGAACAGCTGTTGGAGAACGCGATTGCGCGCATGCTGCGCGGCGAACCGGGGGTGCGGCTGCGCAGCATCGCCCTGCGGCCGGATTGCCGACTCGACGTCGCCGGACTGTGGGCATTGCTGCGCGTCAACCGCTACCTTCAGTTCTTCGGCACCGCGCGCCTCACCGACATCGGTGACCACCTGCAGATACCGTTCGAGGTGCTGGAACCCACCTTCAACCGGTTGGTCACCACCGGCTACGTGATGCGCGACGGCGACCGGCTGCGGCTCACACCCGCGGGCGTTGAACAGGTGCAGTATGTGTATTCACTGCTGCTGGCCTGGATCATCGACAAACTGTTCCGATCACCCGGATTCGCGGTCCGACCGGACCGCGACCAGGTCGAGGCCGCGCTCGGCCGGGTCGCGTACCGCGTTATCGCGCAACGCGATTGGAGTGAAGGCAGCGCGCCCGAGGTTATTGCGGGTCGCTGA
- a CDS encoding carboxymuconolactone decarboxylase family protein, with protein sequence MSRIGSFADDDVAGWVLKSPELGGAMANFSRAVYTSNRLPLRTREIARAVIANNNECIVCANTRDADGPAAGVDEDLYHHAHEWRTWAGYSDQERLAAEFAHRFSTDHTALRDDEDFWNRAAEHFSDELLADLAISCALWVGMGRVLRTLDIGQACKLTLPSRA encoded by the coding sequence ATGAGCCGAATCGGTAGTTTCGCGGATGACGATGTAGCCGGCTGGGTCTTGAAATCCCCTGAACTCGGCGGGGCCATGGCCAATTTCAGCCGAGCGGTCTACACCAGTAACCGGCTGCCGCTGCGCACCCGCGAGATTGCCCGCGCCGTGATCGCCAACAACAACGAATGCATCGTGTGCGCCAACACGCGCGACGCCGACGGCCCGGCGGCTGGGGTGGACGAGGACCTTTACCATCACGCGCACGAGTGGCGGACCTGGGCGGGCTACAGCGATCAGGAGCGGCTGGCGGCCGAGTTCGCTCACCGCTTCTCCACCGACCACACCGCACTGCGCGACGACGAGGACTTCTGGAACCGGGCCGCCGAACATTTCTCCGATGAGTTGCTCGCCGACCTCGCTATCTCGTGCGCGTTGTGGGTGGGCATGGGCCGGGTGCTGCGGACCCTGGACATCGGCCAGGCGTGCAAACTCACCCTGCCCAGCCGAGCCTGA
- a CDS encoding type I glutamate--ammonia ligase: MTATPLAAAAIAQLEAEGVDTVIGTVVNPAGLTLAKTVPIRRTNAFADPGLGASPVWNALTIDQTGIAFTDDVGVVGDQRLRLDLSGLRIIGDGLAWSPAGFFEQDGTPVPACSRGTLGRIEAALETAGIEAAVGHEIEFLLVDALGGQLPTALWAPYGMVGALEYEAFVREVTADATSAGVAIEQFHPEYGPNQFELSLPPQPPVAAADQLVLMRIIIGRAARRHGMRISLSPAPFAGSVGSGAHQHFSLSMPEGPLFSGGTGPGGMTKAGQSAVAGVLRGLPQAQGILSASIVSGLRMQPGNWAGAYACWGIENREAAVRFIEGGPANPHGANVEVKVVDPSANPYLASAAILALALDGITTEAPLPPETTIDPALQSEADRACAGTRLLPADQMQAIAALNDSALMRRLLGDPVVDLVTAVRRMEHDRYADLEPAELTEKFRMAWSL, translated from the coding sequence ATGACTGCCACCCCGCTCGCCGCTGCGGCCATCGCCCAACTCGAGGCCGAGGGCGTCGACACCGTGATCGGCACCGTGGTGAACCCTGCGGGGCTCACCCTGGCCAAGACCGTGCCGATCCGGCGGACCAACGCGTTCGCCGATCCCGGCCTGGGGGCCAGTCCGGTCTGGAACGCGCTCACGATCGACCAAACCGGCATCGCATTCACCGACGATGTTGGCGTGGTCGGCGATCAGCGCCTGCGTCTGGACCTGTCCGGGTTGCGCATCATCGGCGACGGGCTCGCGTGGTCACCAGCCGGATTCTTCGAGCAGGACGGAACGCCGGTTCCGGCCTGCAGCCGGGGAACGCTCGGGCGGATCGAAGCCGCCCTCGAGACCGCCGGCATCGAGGCCGCCGTCGGGCACGAAATCGAGTTCCTGCTGGTTGATGCCCTGGGCGGCCAGTTGCCGACAGCGCTGTGGGCGCCATACGGAATGGTCGGAGCCCTCGAGTACGAGGCGTTCGTCCGGGAGGTGACGGCCGACGCGACATCGGCCGGAGTAGCGATCGAGCAGTTCCATCCTGAGTACGGGCCGAATCAGTTCGAGCTCTCGCTGCCGCCGCAGCCACCGGTGGCCGCTGCCGACCAGCTGGTGCTGATGCGGATCATCATCGGCCGCGCAGCCCGCCGGCACGGGATGCGAATCAGCCTGTCACCCGCACCGTTCGCCGGCAGTGTGGGATCGGGCGCCCACCAACACTTCTCCCTGAGCATGCCCGAGGGGCCGCTGTTCTCGGGCGGAACCGGTCCAGGCGGTATGACGAAGGCGGGGCAGTCTGCGGTAGCGGGAGTGTTGCGCGGGTTACCGCAGGCTCAGGGGATTCTGTCCGCCTCGATTGTGTCCGGCCTGCGGATGCAACCCGGCAACTGGGCCGGCGCCTACGCTTGCTGGGGCATCGAGAACCGGGAGGCCGCCGTGCGGTTCATCGAGGGCGGACCGGCAAACCCGCACGGCGCCAACGTCGAGGTGAAGGTCGTCGATCCCTCGGCCAATCCGTACTTGGCCTCGGCAGCGATTCTCGCGCTGGCACTCGACGGAATCACCACCGAGGCGCCGCTGCCGCCGGAAACGACGATCGACCCGGCGCTCCAGTCCGAAGCGGACCGGGCGTGCGCCGGAACCCGGCTCCTGCCCGCCGATCAGATGCAAGCCATTGCCGCACTGAATGATTCGGCGCTAATGCGGAGATTGCTCGGCGATCCGGTGGTCGACTTGGTCACCGCGGTACGCCGGATGGAGCATGATCGCTACGCCGACCTTGAACCGGCAGAGCTCACCGAAAAGTTCCGGATGGCCTGGAGCCTATGA
- a CDS encoding amidohydrolase family protein, translating to MISAAKSDLSQHIRQVALIDQHVHGCWSTAGDRRRFENALNEANTQPLADFDSGFDTQLGFAVRNHCAAVLGLPRHVDAQDYWERRNQFNETELARLFLPAAGVSNWLVDTGFAEGVTDLAEFSALSGRRAYEVVRLEQVAEQAARAGDDYASAFEEILNRRAAGAVGTKSILAYRGGFEGDLSEPSASEVRAAAQRWRDQGGVRLCDRVLLRFGLYQALRLGKPLQFHVGFGDRDCDLHKTNPLHLLDFLRNSGQTPIVLLHCYPYEREAGYLAQAFNNVYVDGGLSVNHLAARAPAFIARLLELAPFRKILYSSDGFGPAELHFLGAALWRSGIDRVLHGFVEAGDWTEMDAIRVVDLVAHHNAARIYRLASGDPRGPISPGG from the coding sequence ATGATATCCGCGGCGAAATCCGATTTGTCGCAGCACATTCGGCAGGTGGCGCTGATCGACCAGCATGTACACGGCTGTTGGTCGACCGCGGGCGACCGCCGGCGTTTCGAGAACGCGCTCAACGAGGCCAACACCCAGCCGCTCGCCGATTTCGATTCCGGTTTCGACACCCAACTTGGTTTCGCGGTGCGCAATCACTGCGCCGCCGTGCTGGGGTTGCCCAGACATGTTGATGCACAGGACTATTGGGAACGCCGCAACCAGTTCAATGAAACTGAATTAGCCCGACTGTTCCTGCCTGCCGCGGGAGTGAGTAACTGGCTAGTCGACACCGGATTCGCCGAAGGCGTGACCGATCTCGCCGAATTCAGCGCACTGTCCGGTCGCCGCGCCTACGAAGTGGTCCGCTTGGAGCAGGTGGCCGAGCAGGCCGCGCGAGCCGGCGACGATTACGCGTCGGCGTTCGAAGAGATTCTGAACCGGCGCGCCGCCGGCGCCGTTGGCACCAAGTCGATCCTGGCCTACCGGGGCGGGTTCGAAGGCGACCTGAGCGAGCCCTCCGCGAGTGAGGTGCGGGCCGCGGCGCAGCGCTGGCGCGATCAGGGTGGCGTGCGACTGTGCGATCGGGTGCTGCTGCGCTTCGGGTTGTACCAGGCGTTGCGGCTGGGCAAACCGCTGCAATTCCATGTGGGTTTCGGCGACCGCGATTGTGATCTGCACAAGACGAATCCGCTTCATCTGCTCGACTTTCTGCGCAACTCGGGCCAGACGCCGATCGTGTTGCTGCACTGCTACCCCTACGAGCGTGAAGCCGGGTACCTGGCTCAGGCTTTCAACAACGTCTATGTCGACGGCGGGCTGTCCGTGAACCATCTGGCTGCCCGGGCCCCGGCCTTCATCGCGCGGCTCCTAGAGCTGGCGCCGTTTCGCAAGATCCTCTATTCGTCGGACGGATTCGGACCCGCGGAGTTGCATTTCCTGGGAGCTGCCCTGTGGCGCAGCGGGATCGACCGCGTACTGCACGGCTTCGTCGAGGCGGGCGACTGGACCGAGATGGATGCGATCAGGGTGGTCGACCTGGTCGCTCACCACAACGCCGCCCGCATCTACCGCCTTGCCAGTGGCGATCCTCGTGGTCCGATCAGCCCAGGGGGATGA
- a CDS encoding phenylacetate--CoA ligase family protein: MPHAAYEAMRAAHLAAVQAALTDHVGRLSWSRPQIVRYQRHRLRALLTYAKERSSFHARRLAALDTSRATVADLALLPMMTKQDAQQNWDTIVTAPGLNRAAAERTLAEQQWFRYADEYQIFSSGGSSGVRGVYVWDWDFYISAACLAWRVQAHEEQSAHRSPARLAVLTAGVPPHASTPLFDVPTVAGMQTVVIAAGAPFDEVLAAVEAAQPTHLVGYPTTIGRLARASAAGDVHLAPVRVSTNSEPLLDEDRQAISRAWHPMIHNLWGSTEIGVQAVGCGRGGGLHVCEDEVVLERVDAHGAPVGLHEPAVRTLATGLANRTFPFIRYDLGDQVAPLTGDCPCGSAFARVADIGGRQDDDFRYADVTVPPIAFRHVLGTDAGISEYQVIQTGSGADIMVVGTPEISALTAALVAALRRHGLAQPVIRIRLTDKLTRHQASGKLRRFIPLG; this comes from the coding sequence ATGCCCCACGCGGCCTATGAGGCGATGCGCGCGGCGCATCTCGCTGCCGTGCAGGCCGCTCTGACAGATCATGTCGGGCGCCTGAGTTGGTCGCGGCCACAGATCGTGCGGTACCAGCGCCACCGGTTGCGGGCACTGTTGACCTACGCCAAGGAGCGGTCCTCGTTCCATGCGCGGCGACTGGCGGCGCTCGATACCTCGCGCGCCACCGTCGCCGACCTGGCTTTGCTGCCCATGATGACCAAGCAGGACGCCCAACAGAACTGGGACACCATCGTCACCGCACCCGGGTTGAACAGGGCGGCAGCGGAGCGGACTCTCGCTGAGCAGCAATGGTTTCGCTACGCCGACGAGTACCAGATCTTCAGCTCCGGCGGGTCCAGCGGGGTGCGCGGAGTCTACGTCTGGGACTGGGACTTCTACATTTCGGCAGCCTGTCTGGCCTGGCGGGTGCAGGCCCACGAAGAGCAATCGGCGCACCGGAGTCCGGCCCGCTTGGCGGTCTTGACGGCCGGCGTTCCCCCACATGCCAGCACACCGTTGTTCGATGTGCCGACCGTCGCCGGCATGCAGACCGTCGTGATCGCCGCCGGCGCACCGTTCGACGAGGTGCTCGCGGCGGTCGAAGCCGCACAACCGACGCATCTGGTGGGCTATCCGACCACGATTGGACGCCTGGCGCGCGCCTCCGCCGCCGGCGATGTGCACCTCGCGCCGGTGCGGGTGAGTACTAATTCCGAGCCGTTGCTCGACGAGGACCGCCAGGCGATCTCCCGAGCCTGGCACCCGATGATCCACAACCTCTGGGGCTCAACCGAGATCGGGGTACAGGCGGTCGGCTGCGGCCGCGGTGGCGGGTTGCACGTATGCGAGGACGAGGTTGTGCTGGAGCGCGTGGACGCCCACGGGGCGCCGGTCGGTTTACACGAGCCCGCGGTGCGAACGCTTGCCACCGGATTGGCCAACCGGACGTTTCCCTTCATCCGCTATGACCTCGGCGATCAGGTGGCGCCGCTGACCGGCGACTGCCCCTGCGGCAGTGCATTCGCCCGGGTCGCCGACATCGGGGGCCGCCAGGACGACGACTTCCGCTACGCAGACGTCACGGTGCCCCCGATCGCCTTTCGGCACGTCCTCGGAACCGACGCCGGTATCTCGGAGTACCAGGTCATCCAGACCGGATCCGGCGCCGACATCATGGTGGTCGGCACGCCGGAGATCTCGGCGCTCACCGCCGCCCTGGTGGCCGCCCTGCGCCGGCACGGGTTGGCTCAGCCGGTGATCCGAATCCGGTTGACCGACAAGCTGACCCGTCACCAGGCCAGCGGCAAGCTGCGCCGTTTCATCCCCCTGGGCTGA
- a CDS encoding limonene-1,2-epoxide hydrolase family protein, with product MITAENVVTGMWQALSRRDWDAVKTFLSEDCLYVDMPVPAVSARGPQDIVARLKIGLEQLAGYENHDGVLLADGCDVMYEHSETWTFQTGERGVLRFVTVHKVADGKITVWKDYWDMNSLVAFAPPQHFENLAGGDTSWIFDASALV from the coding sequence GTGATCACAGCTGAGAACGTCGTGACCGGAATGTGGCAAGCGCTGTCGAGGCGGGACTGGGATGCGGTCAAGACGTTTCTTTCCGAGGACTGCCTCTACGTCGACATGCCGGTCCCGGCCGTATCGGCTCGTGGCCCTCAAGACATCGTCGCGCGGCTGAAGATCGGACTAGAACAGCTGGCGGGCTACGAAAACCACGATGGCGTCCTGTTGGCCGACGGCTGCGACGTCATGTACGAGCACTCCGAGACCTGGACTTTTCAGACCGGCGAGCGAGGGGTGCTCAGGTTTGTCACGGTGCACAAGGTCGCGGACGGCAAAATCACTGTCTGGAAAGACTATTGGGACATGAATAGCCTGGTGGCGTTCGCGCCCCCGCAACATTTCGAAAACCTGGCGGGCGGCGACACGTCCTGGATCTTTGACGCCAGCGCCTTGGTCTAG